One Myxococcales bacterium genomic window, ATCGTGTCCGGGGGAGAGAATGTCTATCCGGCGGAAGTCGAATCCGTCCTGCTCGAACATCCGGCGATCGCCGAGGCGGGTGTTGCTGGAGAGGACGACGAAACCTACGGTCAGCGGCCCGTAGCCTTCTTGGTATCGGCGGCTGACAACCTGCCCGACGCCGAGAGTTTGCGCGCCCACTGCCGCGATCGACTCGCCGGCTACAAGTGTCCCGTGAAGTTCATCCAGGTTGCATCGCTTCCCCGAACGGCCAGCGGCAAGCTACTGCGCCGCAAACTCTCTCGCGGCGGAAACCAGGCCGACGAATAGCGGCCGCGAAGCGGCTGCTGGAAGTTTTTCCGGATGCCATTGAACCCCGATACAAAAACTTCGCGTTAAATGTTCGACCGCTTCGATGACCCCGTCGAGACTGCGCGCGACCACGCGCAACTCGGGACCGGGCAGGGCGATTGCCTGATGGTGCAGGCTGTTGACTTCGATCGGGTCGGGTCCCAAAAGCGATGCCAGGTGCGAATCCTCTTCGAACTCCAGCCGGTGGCGGCCCTGGGCGTCGTCGAGTTGGTGGTCGTGGGCATCGGGCATGTCGTGGGGAAGGTGGTAGTGCAGGGCGCCGCCGAGTTCGAGGGCCAGCAATTGTGCTCCATAACAGATTCCCAGCACCGGAATCCCACGCTCGAGAGCGCTGGCGAGGAGTTCGCGATCGAAGGCGATCTGGCGCTCG contains:
- a CDS encoding gamma-glutamyl-gamma-aminobutyrate hydrolase family protein encodes the protein MGMKPAIGISECHDARGRIRPGREYLYNDIAYSRAISESGGSALHLPIQDDPAALVERIDALLLPGGDDFPPPDPYPDGVQFEAASERQIAFDRELLASALERGIPVLGICYGAQLLALELGGALHYHLPHDMPDAHDHQLDDAQGRHRLEFEEDSHLASLLGPDPIEVNSLHHQAIALPGPELRVVARSLDGVIEAVEHLTRSFCIGVQWHPEKLPAAASRPLFVGLVSAAREFAAQ